Genomic DNA from Natrinema saccharevitans:
ATCGCCGAGCGTGACGAACGCCGCGTCGGCCTCTCGCGCTTTCGGCGCGACTTCCGCGGCCGCCGTCTCCCACGCTGCCTGCAGTTCTTCGGGATCGGTCGTCATCGGGAACTCGAGATCACTCAGTTTCGATTACGATGGCCACGCCAAGCGGGTCGATACAGTCGTGACCGTCGGTATCCGTCGTCCGTCGATCCTCTGCTGGATAGAGTTTGCGACGATTCCGGATCACTGGCGGTCACCTACCACGAGGCGTTGTTCCATCGGGGGCTGCGACCACCCCATCGTCCCCGGGAACGGATTCTCGAACGCCTCCCAGTCGTCTTCCATCCCTGTCTCCGAAACGAGGCAGTCGTCGAGCGTATCCACGATGCTGGATTCGTCCATCCCAGCCCCGATGAAGACGAGTTTCACTTCGCGGTCACCCCACTGGTCGTCCCAGTGGAGGTCCGACCGCGATTCGCGGTAGGACTCGCGCTGGAACTCGGGGAGTGTGACCGCCCACCGCCCGTTGACCCCGACGTGGGTCCGTGTTCCCGCATGGCTCAGGTCGAGGGCGTAGCGCTCGCGGCCAGCGACCCACAGGTGACCCTTGGCTCTGACGACGGAATCGGGGAACGAACGGAGCCACTCGCTGAAGCGTTTGGGATGGAACGGCCGGTGGCGCTCGTAGACGAACGAGTCGACACCGAATTCCTCTGGTGGGTGACGATGGTCGTGCGCTTCGCCGTGGCTGTGGTCGTGGTCGTCGCCATGTTTGTGTTCGTGACTGTGGTCGTCCGCCTCCGTCTGGCTCTCGTAGTGTTCGTCTGAATCGACGTCTGTGCCGTCTCCGTGATCGGGAGAGAGTGCCTGTTTCCACCGGGCGGAGTTACTGGCCTCGTCTTGATCGAACCGGCCCGTTCCGAGAGCTCGTTCCGGGTCGACGGTGCTTTCGGTCGCTCGGACGATGTCGACCCCGGGATGGAGTGTTCGGACGACGCGTTCGACTGCTTCGCGCTCTGTCTCGGAGACGAGATCACACTTGTTGAGGACGAGTACGTCGCAGAACTCGACCTGTTCGGCGAGGAGGTCCGACAGCGGTCGGGCGTCGTCGTCTGTCGACTTGAGTGGGCGGCCATCGACGAACGCCTGATGGAACTGTGCGGCGTCGACCACCGTGACGGTCGTATCGAGATCGTACAGTGCCGACGCACGTGCGGGCGAGACGAACCGCTGGGCGATGGGGACGGGGTCACTGATACCCGGGGCTTCGATGACCAGATAGTCGAACTCCTCGTCGAACGCGAGGTGTCTCAGCTCCTGATCGAGTTCGTTCTGCAGCCCACAGCAGAGACAACCGTTCGACAGTTCCGTGACACCGCCATCCTCCATCGAGAGTTCGGAGCCGTTCTCGATGAGGTCGGCGTCGACGTTTACCTCGCCGACGTCGTTGACGAGGACGGCGATATCGTACTGTTCGCCGCCGACGGTGAGGAGGTGATTGAGCAGGCTCGTCTTTCCGGCTCCGAGCCCGCCGCTGAGGATCGTGACCGGGGGTTGCTCGTCGACGGCCATCAGTCGTCGGCCAGTGCGAGTTCGCGCTGTTCGTCGGCGGTGAACGGGTCCGGGTACTCGTTCCAGTCCTCCGCCATCTCTGCGTCCGAGAGGATACAGTCTTCCAATCGCTCGACCAGTCTCGCCTGATCGAATTCGCGGCCGATGAACACGAGTTCTGATCCGCGGTCGCCCCACTGGTCGTCCCAGTCCTCTTTGATGCCGGGACGAGCAGCGAAGTAGCGCTCCTGTTGGGCCTTCGGGAGCGTGGCGATCCACGTCCCTTTCGGACCGGCCCGGACCGACTGGCCTGCTTTGTCGAGCCCCATCGCGATGTCTTCGCGACCGGCGGACCAGAAAAAGCCCTTCGCGCGAACGACTCCGTCGGGGAGATCAGCAAAGAGACAAGCGATTCGCTCCGGGTGGAACGGGCGGTCAGCGTCGAAGACGAACGAGGTGACCCCGTGTTCCTCGGCGGCTGACTCGTGATGGTGGCCGTGCTGGAGTTCGTGCTTCCACCCGGCGGACTGACTTGCTGCCTCGAAGTCGAACCGACCCGTGTTCAGGATCTCCTCGGGATCGACCACACCGTGTTCGGTCCGAATGATCTTCGCTCGCGGCTGGAGCGTCTGCAGGACGGCCTCCATCTCCTCGAGTTCGTCGTCCGGGACGAGGTCACACTTGTTCAACAGGAGGACGTCGCAGAACTCGATCTGGTCCATGAGGGCTTCTTCGGGGACACGATTGCCCTGCGGCTCCATACCGTCGTCGGTGAGTACCTGACCGGAGTCGAAGCCCTGCCAGAAGCTGTGTGCGTCGACAACGCTGACCATCGTATCGAGTTCGTAGACGCCCGTGGGGTCGAACTCCGCGTCCTCGAACCCGCGGGCGAACGTCTGGGCGACCGGAATCGGTTCGCTGATTCCGGACGATTCGACGAGGAGATAGTCGAAATCGCGCTCTTTTGCCAAACGCCCTACCTCGTCAAGCATGTCTCCGCGGAGTCGACAGCAAATACAGCCGTTCGACAGCTCGATGATTTCCTCGTCGCTCTGTGTGAGTTCCGACTCGCGTTCGACGAGGTCAGCATCGACATTCACCTCCCCCATGTCGTTGACGACGACGGCGGCGTTCAGTTCTCGCTCGCTACTGAGAATGTGGTTGAGCGTCGTCGTCTTTCCGGCACCGAGGCTTCCGCTGAGGATTGTTACCGGGATCGGGTTGTTGAACGGCATACTCGGATTGTGAATCTGCATAACTATAATACTAATTATTACGGTTTAGCTATCTAACCATGATAGAAACTAATAATACAGGATAAAACTTTAGTGCATAGGCGTCGTTAGTATCTCGATGCCTGAAGCGTTACTCGAACGCATCGACGAGTTCGCCAACGCTCACGGGTACAGTGGCCGAAGCGAGGTCGTACGCGAAGGCACACGCACGCTACTCGAAGAGTTTCAGGGGCGAAATATCGACGGGCAAAAACATATGTGTACAGTAACGGTGGTCTTCGAGTACTGCCAACCCGCCGTCCAAGGATGTTGACGCTCGTGCGCATCGTGTATTACTTTACGATCTATTGTTGGCTGATCTCCGCGCTTATGGTATCGACAGGAACGACCGTATATTCGACCGAGACTGACTCGTCTGCTCCTCGAACGGTCCCGATAAATCGCAGTGTATCATCGTACGCAGCTTCGATGACGAACGTCTCAACACAGCCGGCGTTCTCCTCGAGGCAGTTGTGGGAGTTCGATCGGATCGCCGCTTCGAATTCGTGACGGATCTCCATCGTTCGGCGTTCGATCTCCGGCTCGTCGTATCCGAAGACGGCAGTAACTGTCGCTAACACCCGCTGATCCTCGTCGTCTGTCTTTTGGTACTCCGTTCGAGTAGTCGGAACCCGACGTCCATACAGAGGAACGCCAGGCTGATGAGGAACATGTAGGCGACGCTG
This window encodes:
- a CDS encoding CobW family GTP-binding protein produces the protein MAVDEQPPVTILSGGLGAGKTSLLNHLLTVGGEQYDIAVLVNDVGEVNVDADLIENGSELSMEDGGVTELSNGCLCCGLQNELDQELRHLAFDEEFDYLVIEAPGISDPVPIAQRFVSPARASALYDLDTTVTVVDAAQFHQAFVDGRPLKSTDDDARPLSDLLAEQVEFCDVLVLNKCDLVSETEREAVERVVRTLHPGVDIVRATESTVDPERALGTGRFDQDEASNSARWKQALSPDHGDGTDVDSDEHYESQTEADDHSHEHKHGDDHDHSHGEAHDHRHPPEEFGVDSFVYERHRPFHPKRFSEWLRSFPDSVVRAKGHLWVAGRERYALDLSHAGTRTHVGVNGRWAVTLPEFQRESYRESRSDLHWDDQWGDREVKLVFIGAGMDESSIVDTLDDCLVSETGMEDDWEAFENPFPGTMGWSQPPMEQRLVVGDRQ
- a CDS encoding GTP-binding protein; translation: MPFNNPIPVTILSGSLGAGKTTTLNHILSSERELNAAVVVNDMGEVNVDADLVERESELTQSDEEIIELSNGCICCRLRGDMLDEVGRLAKERDFDYLLVESSGISEPIPVAQTFARGFEDAEFDPTGVYELDTMVSVVDAHSFWQGFDSGQVLTDDGMEPQGNRVPEEALMDQIEFCDVLLLNKCDLVPDDELEEMEAVLQTLQPRAKIIRTEHGVVDPEEILNTGRFDFEAASQSAGWKHELQHGHHHESAAEEHGVTSFVFDADRPFHPERIACLFADLPDGVVRAKGFFWSAGREDIAMGLDKAGQSVRAGPKGTWIATLPKAQQERYFAARPGIKEDWDDQWGDRGSELVFIGREFDQARLVERLEDCILSDAEMAEDWNEYPDPFTADEQRELALADD